One region of Miscanthus floridulus cultivar M001 chromosome 19, ASM1932011v1, whole genome shotgun sequence genomic DNA includes:
- the LOC136529302 gene encoding exocyst complex component EXO70E2-like yields MAAIWRRAWSSKKVSSAVRGYGARQPIFGSISTTTTSGSGTRTTTILSTSANTIRDEEEESAMELRQEEVVKTRRHMRGLVEEFRAGADGNATAPDRWLSDLHVAWLLRLAELDASGQRTFISRSRQLQSHAQTWIPALRVISTSVWKCLNGLHSDGEATVGPPATEFAQFLKATLLKMFTFVDAIVALDPLNVDGASATSQQHVPSSSVMGASEKVRALLDVRHALSAASEQIMVALCSSPYVLVTRVVDIEGLLSAQLGKLDQAVRDTFDHIRTAVVTPSLDDDKDSSATQTTLLQSSPAIHKVTRSVTNYINIVLSTEALLTVNYARHQGDTSSLTTLTMEVVGSLEEELARVSQSFPDQSLRFIFLINNSYLIRQLLDTSWPPHLHDLTYLRFLNSLTNRIDRYIQSYLQVSWAPVLECLHNPTFRCFTRDSPLPKFKSKFQSTYAAQKLWKVPDPELRKRLREAIIEKVVSGFTEYLEDNNRIIPGVSPQEVEEMLQELFEG; encoded by the coding sequence ATGGCGGCGATCTGgcgaagagcatggagctccaaGAAGGTTTCATCCGCCGTGCGCGGCTACGGCGCTCGGCAGCCGATTTTTGGCAGCATCAGCACCACCACCACTTCAGGTTCAGGTACCCGTACCACCACGATCCTCTCGACCTCCGCGAACACCAtcagagatgaggaggaagagagtgCCATGGAGCTCAGGCAGGAGGAGGTTGTGAAGACGCGCCGGCACATGAGGGGCCTGGTGGAGGAATTCCGTGCCGGTGCCGACGGCAACGCCACTGCGCCGGACAGGTGGCTCTCGGACCTGCACGTCGCCTGGCTTCTCCGTCTTGCCGAGCTCGACGCATCCGGGCAGAGGACCTTCATCTCACGGTCACGGCAGCTACAGAGTCATGCGCAGACCTGGATCCCGGCTCTGCGGGTCATCAGCACGTCCGTATGGAAATGCTTAAATGGACTTCACAGCGACGGTGAAGCAACCGTTGGGCCACCGGCTACAGAATTTGCACAGTTTCTCAAGGCAACGTTGCTGAAGATGTTCACCTTTGTTGACGCGATTGTCGCTCTTGATCCTCTGAATGTTGATGGTGCCAGTGCCACCAGCCAACAGCATGTTCCTTCTAGCAGTGTGATGGGGGCTTCTGAGAAGGTCCGGGCACTGCTAGATGTGCGCCATGCTCTCTCTGCAGCCTCAGAACAGATAATGGTGGCTTTATGTTCCTCACCCTATGTGCTTGTCACAAGGGTAGTTGATATCGAAGGCCTCTTGTCAGCACAACTGGGTAAGCTGGATCAGGCCGTACGGGACACATTTGATCACATCAGGACTGCTGTCGTCACTCCATCCTTGGACGACGACAAAGACTCCTCTGCTACTCAGACGACCCTGCTGCAATCATCACCCGCTATCCACAAGGTCACTCGGTCCGTCACAAACTATATCAATATTGTGTTGTCCACTGAAGCGTTGCTCACCGTGAATTATGCACGTCATCAGGGAGATACGTCTTCTTTGACTACCCTGACAATGGAGGTAGTCGGTTCCCTAGAGGAAGAGCTTGCCAGAGTGTCGCAGTCGTTCCCAGACCAGAGCCTCAGGTTTATCTTCTTGATCAACAACTCCTACCTCATACGGCAGCTGCTCGACACAAGTTGGCCTCCCCATCTCCATGACCTCACGTACCTAAGGTTTTTGAACAGCCTCACAAACAGAATCGACAGATACATACAGAGTTATCTGCAGGTCTCTTGGGCACCGGTGTTGGAATGCCTGCACAATCCCACGTTTCGTTGCTTCACGAGAGACTCACCGCTGCCAAAGTTCAAGTCCAAGTTTCAGTCGACCTACGCTGCGCAAAAGCTCTGGAAAGTCCCGGATCCTGAGCTGAGGAAAAGGCTGCGTGAAGCTATCATCGAGAAAGTCGTTTCAGGCTTTACGGAATACTTGGAGGATAACAATAGGATCATCCCAGGAGTCTCTCctcaggaggtggaggagatgctGCAGGAACTATTTGAAGGATGA